CTTAACTATAAATGGCACTCAAATTACCATCTTCACAGACACTTTGTAAGatattctgattattttctttaactcCATGTGACAGGAACCAGGCTTCACTGGTCTGAAGTTAGTGCTGCCAACAGACTCAGGAAGAACACTGGGCATAAATGAATTCTCTGCCATCCTGAATAATTTTCAGGGCTACAGGCTGCTGCACTTTCATAGCAGAACTTTTTCAGGACATATATGAGTGCCTTTTTCAGAGGTACACAGGATGGCCAATGGCACTTGAAGGTCTATTAAAAAGCCTATATATGTTAAGGGTTTAATTGTTGGAAGGGAAAGGGGGCCAGGGGTCTGTTTAGAAACAaagttacttatttttttttaaatgatccACCTTCTACTCTGCTTTCCAGGTACTTGTCCAACTCTGCCTCTCTTTTCACCGCCTCTGGTGATACCTTTGGTGCATTCGGAAAACAGATCAATATCACACTCATGTTGTCTCGACTTCCctggtggaaaagaaaaaatgatttGAGAAATGTATACACACCAGGCTAAACAGAcatcaaagcattttaaatacagaaattcaCAAATCATATGGTATCAGAATCCAACTTTCACTATTATGGAATAATATTATCATTAATCTCTCTGTACCCCTTAGAGAATTCCAGGCCCATTCATTTGGTACAACTCTTCAGTCATTGCTTTCCACTTTTATGGTCTGAAGACTACATGGAGCCAGTTACAGACACCCCACTGTCATCCAAAAACTGACATTAGTAATGAGTGATGTATAATTACAAAGTTGTGTTCCATCTTGTTTTAAGTTCCATCCAATCATTTTGGGAAAACAGCTGAATGGGTGAACAAAACCATTACTGCTCAAAGCACTAATCAGGAAGGTGCTAAATTCAGACAGTGCTTCCAGTAAAAATCACAGCtattaggtttttttcttctccttttcatttaaaacaagaaaacttgAAAGTGAGAGAATTTGTTAGAAAACCAGCTGTAAGTACCCATATCTTCCcaaaaaatgtttacatttaATACTCCAAATAAAGGAACCCCAATacttgaatatttaaaaatacacacacattCTGCTTATGCAAAGTAACTGGTTTACTTTCAATACCCCTGTGCTTTAGCCTACAAACATGCATCCACAGGCTTAACTTTTACTAATTAACTTCACTGATGTCAACAAGATCAAGAACAAGCCAGTGTGCAAAACAGCAGTACATGGATATGGGGAGGTGCTGACAGTTGGCTCCTGCAAAGTTTACAGCATCCACAAGCCACTGTTCCTTTCCTGGTATTTGCTTTTAGAATTGCCAAAGAAAAATAGTAACGAAAAATGTAACCATTATCAATCTGCCAAGGTGTTGGACAGCAATTACAATTTTCCAGATGGGAAACAATGATCCTGTTAACCATATGGGAAGAGCAGGGATGTTGtcttgtttcttaaaaaaaagttggCTTTTTGGCTCTAGGACTTCCAGTTTACCTTTGAAAAATAAGTATCAAGCTATGAAACTCAATAACTGCATCACACTGCAACTTATCAATACAAAGTAGAAGTTAATGCAGACAAAGTTACATAGTTTTGCTAAACCAAAGAGTCTCCATCTGCTATAGCTGGTTTCAGAGCCGAATCACACAACAGTGAATAAGAAATACAGtaattaaaccaaaataaaaactaacTTAGGAAGCCAGGTCTTCAAAATATGAAGTCAAGGTTCACTGATTCTGCATTTATCTTGATGTAAATATGACAGTAATGTTAATACTATGTGCCCaagaaagcagggaaagatTAGGAAGGGGAAATACACTCTCTAGCCTGATTAAGTCTTAAGAGTTGAGGTTTTGTAAAGTACATTACGAAATAGAAAAGAGCAGTTATTGTCTTTAGCTTGCCCATAAATTCCCATTACCTTCTAGTTTTCCACTGATCACAGTGTATCTGTACATTATTATAACCTCTTAATTAACCAAAACCACCCAGAAAAACATCTGTTGTATGTTCATTCCCCCTCTATCACCATTTTTGTAGGAAACATGGTCATCACTGTCAAAGTCATGTTACCATAAATCATTGAATATTTATAGACTGGAAGCAAAGTTATTATTAGCTCACTCATAAACTTCTAATAGGGAAAGCACAGTAAACTCCTTCTCTCAAGTCTGGCTACCTTGTACAAGCAGGTGTCAACTATCTCATTGCAAACTTTCTCAAGGTCATCAGTGACTTCAAGTCTGGATCTTACAAAGTCACACAGCTCTTCATTTCCCATAACATCCCAGATACCGTCGCAAGCCAGGATGATGAACTGATCATCTTCTTCTGATCTCTCAATTTCATAAACTTCAGGCTCGGGTGAGACCAGCTGTTCTGTAGGACCTTTCCCATGGACACATTTGTAATCAAAGTCCCCAAGTGCCCTTGAAACAGCAAGGGAGCCATTCACACGCTGAATCATGACGGAGCCACCTGCATTCTGTATACGCTCCTTCTCCAGCGGGTTACTTGGTTTGTGATCCTGTGTGAAGAAGTGAACCTTCCTGTTTCGACAGAGCAAACCTCTCGAGTCTCCACAGTTGATGAAGTACGTGTGTTGGGGAGAAATCATGACACCCACAGCTGTTGACCCACTTCTGTCTGCACCATGCTTCTTCTCAGAGATGACTCTCATGTGTTCATCAATTTGCAGAAAACCTGTTCTGATGCCGCTCTTTACACTTTCCACAGATGGTGGCCCATCTGGCCCTTTAAAATCCTGGTTGCTCGTGATGTGATCTAATAAATGCTCACAGCAGTACTTGGCAACCTGGGATCCAGCGTGCCCATCATAGACAGCAAAAAATGACCATCCATCAAGTCCATTTGGCAAACCAATCACAGCCGTGTGCGCATCCTCCATTTCCACGCGCCAGCCCTGCATGCTGCTCAGACCGTAACGCAGCCCATTCCCCTGCCCCTGGGCATTATGCTTCTCCATCTTTGGCTTGTCTAAAAATGCTCCCATGGTGACCTTCCTTCAGttctacaaaggaaaaaaaaggattattaaGATATTTCTAAAGCATATTGTTTAAAAATCCTGTTGGAAGATAGTAAATAATGGTACAAGTAATGTTAAGATGCCCAAAATACACAGCtataaagctgatttttctgtttctccagtCAAATTTGCATTGCTTTCATCTAATTTAAACAAGGACACTACTACTAGCTGAACTGcacttttcatatttttgtattttcagctgttttacTTGAAAAATTTATGTTCACTGTCATTCATGGTTCTGACAAAAGCCTCTAATAGAACTATGTATGAAACCAGTTTCAAAGAGGACTTGTTAACTGGCACACATCTGAATGGCTGTTCCCTGCAACTACTGAGCCATGAAAGAGCTCAATGTTTCCAGGACACTGGCATTCCCTAGATCCCTACCTGCTGGCCACAAATTCCTACTAACACTGCTTTTCTGGTAGTGatggggaaataaaagcaaactgattagtttgggttttatttttaaaagagggaTTTCAGGGTTTTTGGGTTCAGTtgttatttggctttttttaaacagataaaTTATAAGAATGACCAAGAGGATGCCAGAGTctgcataaaggaaaaaagcaacacTGGATAAACtagcagcaggactgggaaggAACAGAGCAGCTGTCCCTTTAGGCAGCAGCAAGCCATTAGTTTGGCTCAGCCATCTTGTGAAAGCTCATCCTTAGATTTTCGGTTAAATTACGCAGCAGCTTCTCagatgtctgtgctgcagatttACTTAAAACCCTCATGTATTCATGCTTCACTGAAAGACAACTGCCCCTGACAAATCTGAGGAAATCtgtttggaaataaaatcatGTGTATTGTATATTCTTGTGTGAATCAAGATTCAAGCCAGACCCATACACTGCACACCCTCTCCTCCTTCACATCCTCCTTGGGATGTGATGCAGTGAATATTCATGCTTAAGAGAACAAGTGATATTTGCAGGCAGTGTAAACTGACTGGTTTATCTTCATGGTTTTCACACCCTAACCATCCAACCCACCCTTCTAATCCACATTGCTTTATTTGTGcattcattattaaaaaatcatACAAAATAGGTCACACATTTTACATACTTGCAAATTATGCCTTGGGAAGCATCAAAGAGTCTGCAAAGTCACTGTTATACAATACAAAGTAATGGAACAAAACCATGAGCTTTTCTATTTGAAGACTGGACAAAAATTAGCTGTGAAAAGAACctcagaaacagattttacCTGAGGCCCCAAATAACAGCTGCACTAGCAGAAAAATCAGTACACCAGGGGTTTCAGAATTGTTTAGCTTGACCATGCAATATATCTGACCAGTTTTCTAAGTGACAACATCACGTTTTTATAGCATGCTTTCACTGCAATACAGCATCAGCCATTAGTGACACCATATATCCAAAAAAGCTCTTCACACTGTCTCTTCCAGCCACTGTCAACCTTTCTGAAACATCTGTGTTAAAATAAACAGTCAAGAAATGTTTATATTTGATCTCACCACAACAGTGATTCAAATGTGAGGCATGGGGACTGGTTATGCACTCTCTGGCTCGCGTGCTTTgctaacaaaaacaaaacacatacTTCAGCTGTagggggatggcagcagcattcacctctgcttcccctcaccccaaatcctgctctggaATTCTGCCTCTTCTCAAGTGAACAAAAAATACTGATGCCCAAGCAAGCTGTAACTAACCAACAAAACAGTGTGCACCGTGTGTCTTGTGTCCCAAGCACATGCAGGAGGTTCACATTACTGCAgttgctaggaaaaaaatacgACTTAAGACTTTTTTATCTTCACATGCAACTCTAGTGAAGTCAGAGTGatcaaaataattacagaatgCTGCTATAAATCACGTGGGTAATTATTCTGCTGAATAACACTTTTTATTCATTCCATGATAGGAGCAGAGTTTAACACTGAATGTTCTCTTTGTTGAGGAGATCATTAAACAGAATGCAGATATTCAACTTTTTCACCTTAATTTAGAGctcaaaaagcagaaactgcCCTGGCAAATATACTTTTGTGAGGAATTTGACAATAttgctgtatttaaaataaaacaggaaagcaTTAAGAGCAGGGTACATTTACACTGACCACAAACACTGTTGAAATCTGGACTACAAAGGgccatttttcttctaatctCTCACCTTAGTACGCACACAACAATCAGGGCTGTGCTTTGTAAACTGCCTGTCCTGCTCAGTAGTTTATCATGCAAATTAGATAGTGAAGTTTTAACAACTACAGAACTGCCAGCACACCTTTTAAGTTAACAAATCACTCTCCATTTAAGTACCAAATTGCCTTATCCCTTCCCAGAAGGAACCCTGAAAGCTGGGGGTCTTTGAAGCTAAGCTTTGTAGGTGAGATGTTGATCCAGGATTCTCCAGGGGTGAGAGTTGCCCATCATGGATGAGAATACAGCTGGGCAGAAGGAAAACCACAGTGTGGTCATGAAACAATTCCTTCAGAAGTTGCCCTCAGCAAGAAGTGATCCCCCTCTCAAAACTGCAATAACAGACTACAGTTGTCTTCCCTGCCATTTTCCAGCTAACCAGACTTTTACAGAATAGCAGCCTAAACCTGCAGGAGAATAAGCCAGGTTTTCAAAATCCTCACTGTATCTGCAGAAAAAGCATTGTTTACTTGTGGATAGGATGAATGTGTCAGATCtttagtttttttcccagaattccAATTCTCATTCAGAAAAAATTCAGTCAGTTAAAACTGACCCATCTGTGAATTCTGATGAATTGAAGACTGCCTGCTACTCCTTCCCCCATATCTTTAATGTGTAATTAAAACCTAAAGAATTTCAAGAGTCTTAGCTATAAACAAAAAGAATCTTAGTTTTACAAGAAGGTatggacacacacagagaaatgctgaCATAAGAAAGCCATGCCTCCTTCCCACTAAAAATACCTTTTAGACCTGTTTTTGAGTCCATATCTATGGAAACATCTTTCACACCCCAGTGTCTACCTAAATTATGAGCACATTTGCTATTCTTTGATGAGGTGCTTTGTGCACTACAGTGACTGAGTTGGAATGACACCTTTGGTTAAGCACATAACTCTGTATGCAAATCTGATTAACCTATAGCAGTGCAAGTGCCCAAGTTACAGCATGACTTTGTTATGTAAAAGCACAGACCCAGAACAGACTGCATGCAATACATAAAACAGATCCTGAACACGGCTTAACTCAGCCTCTCTTAATGCCTTTAGTCATCTTTCTTAAGAGGAGCCCTCATTTTATGATCTTTATTCTCCAAAGAATTTTACTCTCTTAATCCAGTCACACATTTCTACAATCATGCCAGAAAACTGCAGTCTCATGGCAAGAGACAGAACCAGTCCTCTACCCTGGAAGCCTCAACTGCTGGAAGGCTTGAATGATGCACACATGTAGTGAAGGAGACAGAAATTCTTCCTATTAAAGGCAAAGTAAGAGAAAAGGCTCTTCAATCATGAAGTTTAGTGGCAAAATacaccacctttttttttttttccttaaagcagGATCATTCTGAACAGTATTGTAAGGGTAGTGCCTTGTAAAAAGGTCAGAGGTGCAACATTTTCTTCATAGATGGTGATTCTCACACATCTTCTGGTGCTACAACTGCACAGCCATCAGCCAAGCAAGCTTCAATTTTAATCTAAGACGATTCTTAGATCACCATTTCCAAATCAGTGACTTAGTTTTAGGTCCTAAAAGAGAAGAGCTTTCTGCAGTCAAAGTTTCTGAACTTTGGCTCTGAAGAAGAGAGAGGCATCTGAACAAAACTAGATCTGAAAATGGACCTCAGTGAACAGAAATGAATCTGCATCTACAAGTGCATTTTAACCACAATTTCTGAAGAACTGATTTTGTGGAGGTCAAACTGAAGGACAGCCTCTCCAGCAAGTGCACAGAAAACTCAAGTTGAAGTTTGCAGACAGAAAAGTAAGAATACTGTACACAACCTagaaaaaccaacacaaatAACAAGGTCTTGGATAAAACACAAGAGTGCCAAAATTCAAAGGATGCAGCAttagaaacaaaactgaaataatgaatGGAGCATGCCAAAGAGTCAGTGGCTAAACTCCTTGAAAGTAGATGCAACTGGAGAACAGAGtggcaaagaaaaaggagagtAATTAGTATACCAGGCCATGGACAACCACGGACAACCACAGAAACATCACTGGAATGCATGAAATCTCTTTGCCCCTTCATTTGTTCCTCAAATTGTGCTATCCAGGCAGCACAACTGTAATGCTTTATGctgcacaggaaaataaattttactggTTTGCTATTTGCTTGTTCATTTGCCTGAAGGTTCAAATGAACATAAGCCCTAAATTGTCCACAAAGGACAGTTAATGCAATTCCACATACCcctacagaaatacaaatttatttctCCAAGGAATTTGGACAAAGATTTAATCATTTTGTCCCAGAAAACTAACCACCCCCATCTGAAACTTTCACTTGAACAATATGTAAATTAATAATCCTTTTTAAACAATGTTCAAGCTGTATTCCTTCCACTAGGATAAGCTGCTTACATGAACCACACTGAAGTCACAGGCACTTGTTCTAGCTAAGCTGAGAAATGCCCCCACACTCCAATTTCCTGGAACAATTCTCTCAGTGACACTACACCCCATGTGTTGTAATGAGGATCATAGAGAAAGATTACAACCTTTACTTGAACTACAGGACACAGAGCAAGTCACCAGATTATACAGACTGCTACTGACTAGAAAAAGGGTGCTTGTTCACTTCAACTGCAGCCTGATTCACAGTACTTTTCCCTCTGCCATAAGCAGGCTGGATGCAGTAGCAGACAGCATGTAATCGTGCAAACGtggaaacattttcagaagttaCAACCTCCTGAATGAAAAACTGACAGTACATACTGGATGCCCCAAATCAATTAATTTTAACAAACAACATGTCAGAAAACATCCCAGGGATCGGAAGAATgactaaaataaaacagaacacGCAGATGAGGAGACATAATTACACCACAGTCATGGGCTGAATGAAGTCATGAAAAAGCTTCTTGCCAATGAAACTATTTAAAAGCTATTGGAGCCTATATGACTGAGTTCTGGCACTCATGCTTTGAAACATcaataaaacaccaaaaattACAGTTGATGTTTCTGAAAGTACTTTCAGACACAGGAATACATGGCAGCTAGGAGACATGAACTGTTTATgtaaaagaagtaaaagaaataaaatacagaactgCGACTATTTCAGTAAACACAGACTAACCCACCATTTCCCCACCAGAACATTTGTTTCTTGGGGATGCAACTCTAGTCTGTGTTCTACTTCAGTAAGACAACTGCAAAAGGAAGAACATAAACTACCCATATGGGTAAGAAAATTTCTAATAACATTAAGAACTTTTGGTTCACAACAGATGTAGGAGGTATGGCTTGTggcagactgaaaaaaaaacaacccaaaaaacaacagagGAAGCAAGTTAATAACTCTTTGTGTATGAAGGAAAGTTAGAACTGTTCCAAATTTCCCCAACTtatcctccctctctccctgtaATTAATATGCAACAGTGATAGCTATTACaacttcacagcacagcagaaaatacCAAACCACTGCACCTCTGATACAAACACCTATGAGCTCTGATCTCTTAATAGCTGGTCCACAGGCACTGCCATTTCACTGAGCTAAGTTGTTTGGAGAgttgttttttaaacataacTTCTGCTTAAAATCCCTTCTCCTTGCTAGGAGCTGACAGCCTTTCCAAATGCCTCCCTGTACtaagcagcaaaatattttatcccACGTGGTGTGTATGGCAGGGCAGGTAGGATTTAGGAGAGGATTATTAAAGCCTTCTGGAGCACAGAAGGTAACCATTTCTAAGTTAACAACATGTTTCAGCTTCCTCCCTCCAACAACATGTTTCAGCTTCTTCTTAAACCATTATTTTCTGCTCCTACCTACCTTTCCTGCAGACAACTAAACCTGTTCCAAGGTTAAATGAAAAGCTTCTCAATATGAGTGTATTTTGGCTGAGGTTCAAACTCTCTCCAGCAGAGACATGTGTCATCTGATTTTTGCAAAAGGAAGTCCTGGACATTGAAAGAGATAATTCACCTCTAACAAATTGTTCTTTCAGAAGTTTGAAAGATGGTGATGTAATTTCAAGAATTCTTTATGGAGTTAATTTTGCAATCTGGTCAGTTATGGAAGAAATCAAGTTCTTTCCAGAATCACCAAGAGCACTGCTGGGAATGAAAAATCACTACATTCATTCTGAGAGGAGATACAACTTGCATCTATGAGTGCCAGCCACCAGGATCCTAACATGACTGGCACCCTCAGAACATGGTTAAGTGAGTATTTCTTGGCCCAGACAGAATTCTTGCTTCTTTCTAAATATCTGTACTACAAATTAGAAGTGAGAAGGCATAAGAgaaaaaatcacagcagcatCAAAGTAGGAACAGCCCAATCGCTATGAAAAACTATGCAGACATCCAAAATGGCACTAACAAGAACTATGAAAATCAATGAGGTAGCTTTGCATAAATTCATGTGCTGCTGTCTGAACAGCATGAGAATGAAAACGCCAAGGTCCTTGCTTGAAAGCATTAATAAGCAGAAAACATgtccatgctgctgctgagttcAGCACCTTTCTGGTTATACTTCATTTTCCAAAGATTTCTTACTTAGAAGTgttggaaaataaacaaaagacaCCCATTTTAGACAAAAAGCTTAGACAAGTGCTTTGTTAACAgtgcagaaattcctgcaggCTCCAGCCAAAATTCAGAGCCCCATtgaaacaacaggaaaaaaaagaactggaaGATCCAAGGAAGCTGCAGTCTGTGTAGACAGAatttgggagaaagaaaagccttGCCTCAATTTATGTATCAATGAGATGCAGTAAGACTcaaattttttgaaagagcaaGGCAAACAAGTGAATTTAAGGATTCCAACCAAGCTGCTCATGACAGAAGGAGTACACAGTGCTACACAGCCATTCCAacagaactgcacacagcaaaAGTTTCACCACAAAGAAAACATGGgtgaaaaggaaacagaaagagaCAACCCAGAAGAATGGAGCTATAGTAAGTCATGAAAGTTGAATTAcaattttttccagtatttgtAATACCATGAGTGCTCTGCCACTGTTATTTCTCATCACTGCAGATCATTTCCCCACTCCTAAACATTGTGGGCCTAAGTGAAAATTCCTGCTTGAGCACAAGCCACTCAGAGTGCAAGAATTTAACAAATCTGAACACATCAAATTAATCAAATAATAGCTAAAATCCTTCTTTTctataaattgctttttttgatCTCTTGTTTACAGCTTGAAGCCTCAATATCTTCATTCACTGTCAGTTTTACCAATCAAACAATACCTGCcacaaaaaaaagttaaagattCACAGAGGAATGTTTTTTTTAGAGGAAGGCTCACATAATTCCACTGCCATTTCTgtgtcaaaggaaaaaaacaaacctaaccaaacaaaaagcatttacttttttaaatcAAGTTCAGCtaaatttattcagaaaaatcaaGACAACTGAGGAGTCCTAGCCCATCCCACCCCTACCCAAAACAGTGAAGACATTGGGTAAAGAGCCTCTAAAGCAAAATGGGTTTTGTCCACAACTGTTCTGGTTGTTCAAATGCACCTGAAGTCAAGCTACTGCCACTTTGTCAGTGTTTTACCTAAGTGTTaaaataaaccaggaaaaagATGCTCCATGGAAAAAGGTCCCAATGGGATTATTCGCTGAGACTCCAAAAACAAAGGGAGGCTTGaataacaataatttaaaaatcaacaaaacagCAACTGTATTAATTGAACTATTCTtgaaatatgaggaaaaaattatacTCACAGAGCTACTCTCAGTTTAggaaactgcctttttttttacagtttataTTGTTTGTTGCCTGTGGCAATATGTACAAATTCTTAGAGAACCCCACCACCCCTCTGCTGTATGGTTTCACTGATAACCTCACCACAAACATCTTAACAATTCAGTTAATACAGTCCTAAATAGTTCAAGAAAACTGAACACGTGGAATCATTTCTCTATCTGCTCcttaatttttcctctctgtgtttctAGCTGCTCACCAATGTCACTGCTCCTTTAAAAAACTAATTATTTCAAGCTTTCAAACTTCAGATCTTCCTAACTTCAACAAGAAGCTCCAGCTAATTGTTTATGGTTTGTCTTATGAGCAATTTATTTTAACAATATGGCTGAATGAAGCCCAAGTGAAAATAAAGTTTATACAGACAGATCTTgggagtaaaataaaaataaactattttgaGAAAACACAACCAGAATGCGTGTGCCCAATAATTAGAAGATGATGTTTGCACGGAGGCCCCAAAACTTCCTGTTTAGTCAAGCACTCAATATTATGAAATAATACACAAGCAACTTCCCAGACCCTTCACTTCACATGAAAACATCTGTGGGGTTCTAATCTCAGCAACATTAACACTATTCTGGTGAGGATATAGGAAAAGCAGCATACAGGAGAGACTTGAAATCTGATGACTACACATGGGAATAAAATGGCAATAAAATAGGAAATGTTCTGAAGTTACAGCTGGAACCTGGCTTTGCTTGCAAGGAAATGACATCAAAACTATGCCAGAAGCACATTAAGACCTGGAAGTTAAATCCTCAAAGCTTAGGAAAAGCTGGAGTTTGCTCATTTGTACACACACGGAGCTTTTATTTACAAAGCTATTTTGCCCTCACGTCCCCAGCATTCCTATCTCATTAAAAGAACAAGGACAGAGGATGACTGCTGCAATAATACAGATTTTTCACCCAAGcctacataaaaatataaaaaataaaccagtgaAAAAAGCAGCCCTTGTTCTTAGCCTTTTATACAGACAGAAGCTTTCAGGAGAGAAGGCTTTCCTCTGAGGGCACACTGATTGCCAAGTTCACTTCTAGC
This sequence is a window from Serinus canaria isolate serCan28SL12 chromosome 5, serCan2020, whole genome shotgun sequence. Protein-coding genes within it:
- the PPM1A gene encoding protein phosphatase 1A isoform X4; protein product: MGAFLDKPKMEKHNAQGQGNGLRYGLSSMQGWRVEMEDAHTAVIGLPNGLDGWSFFAVYDGHAGSQVAKYCCEHLLDHITSNQDFKGPDGPPSVESVKSGIRTGFLQIDEHMRVISEKKHGADRSGSTAVGVMISPQHTYFINCGDSRGLLCRNRKVHFFTQDHKPSNPLEKERIQNAGGSVMIQRVNGSLAVSRALGDFDYKCVHGKGPTEQLVSPEPEVYEIERSEEDDQFIILACDGIWDVMGNEELCDFVRSRLEVTDDLEKVCNEIVDTCLYKGSRDNMSVILICFPNAPKVSPEAVKREAELDKYLESRVEDGV
- the PPM1A gene encoding protein phosphatase 1A isoform X1: MGAFLDKPKMEKHNAQGQGNGLRYGLSSMQGWRVEMEDAHTAVIGLPNGLDGWSFFAVYDGHAGSQVAKYCCEHLLDHITSNQDFKGPDGPPSVESVKSGIRTGFLQIDEHMRVISEKKHGADRSGSTAVGVMISPQHTYFINCGDSRGLLCRNRKVHFFTQDHKPSNPLEKERIQNAGGSVMIQRVNGSLAVSRALGDFDYKCVHGKGPTEQLVSPEPEVYEIERSEEDDQFIILACDGIWDVMGNEELCDFVRSRLEVTDDLEKVCNEIVDTCLYKGSRDNMSVILICFPNAPKVSPEAVKREAELDKYLESRVEEIIKKQGEGVPDLVHVMRTLATESIPNLPPGGELASKRSVIEAVYNRLNPYRNDDASGLSRNCRKDGHSRL
- the PPM1A gene encoding protein phosphatase 1A isoform X2: MGAFLDKPKMEKHNAQGQGNGLRYGLSSMQGWRVEMEDAHTAVIGLPNGLDGWSFFAVYDGHAGSQVAKYCCEHLLDHITSNQDFKGPDGPPSVESVKSGIRTGFLQIDEHMRVISEKKHGADRSGSTAVGVMISPQHTYFINCGDSRGLLCRNRKVHFFTQDHKPSNPLEKERIQNAGGSVMIQRVNGSLAVSRALGDFDYKCVHGKGPTEQLVSPEPEVYEIERSEEDDQFIILACDGIWDVMGNEELCDFVRSRLEVTDDLEKVCNEIVDTCLYKGSRDNMSVILICFPNAPKVSPEAVKREAELDKYLESRVEEIIKKQGEGVPDLVHVMRTLATESIPNLPPGGELASKRSVIEAVYNRLNPYRNDDADSASTDDMW
- the PPM1A gene encoding protein phosphatase 1A isoform X3 gives rise to the protein MGAFLDKPKMEKHNAQGQGNGLRYGLSSMQGWRVEMEDAHTAVIGLPNGLDGWSFFAVYDGHAGSQVAKYCCEHLLDHITSNQDFKGPDGPPSVESVKSGIRTGFLQIDEHMRVISEKKHGADRSGSTAVGVMISPQHTYFINCGDSRGLLCRNRKVHFFTQDHKPSNPLEKERIQNAGGSVMIQRVNGSLAVSRALGDFDYKCVHGKGPTEQLVSPEPEVYEIERSEEDDQFIILACDGIWDVMGNEELCDFVRSRLEVTDDLEKVCNEIVDTCLYKGSRDNMSVILICFPNAPKVSPEAVKREAELDKYLESRVEGSVYFD